Within the Miscanthus floridulus cultivar M001 chromosome 17, ASM1932011v1, whole genome shotgun sequence genome, the region AGGGCGAACACTACGTCAGGTCGGGTGTTCGGCGTGCTCAACGGCCTCGGAGCCGTGGCGTTCGCGTACGCGGGTCACAACGTGGTGCTGGAGATCCAGGCCACCATCCCGTCCACCCCGGAGAAGCCGTCCAAGAAGCCCATGTGGCTCGGCGTCGTCGTGGCCTACGCCATCGTCGCGCTCTGCTACTTCTGCGTCGCCTTCGCCGGGTACTACGCCTTCGGCAACTCCGTGGAGCCCAACGTGCTCATCTCCCTCGAAAAGCCGCGGTGGCTCATCGCCGCCGCCAACCTCATGGTCGTCGTCCACGTCGTCGGCAGCTACCAGGTGTACGTCATGCCGGTGTTCGACATGATCGAGACCGTGCTCGTCAAGAAGCACGAGTTCACCCCGGGGATCCGCCTGCGCTTGATCGCTCGCTCCGCCTATGTCGGTGAGTCACATGAATGATTCCATTGGCATCTTGCATTGATCGACATGGACGGCGAAAATTAGACATCCCTGCCTTCCACGTGTATGCAGCGGCGACCATGTTTGTGGGCATGACCTTCCCGTTCTTCGACGGCCTTCTCGGCTTCTTCGGCGGCTTCGGGTTCGCTCCCACCACATACTATGTATGTACTGTACTGTACCACATCAAGCAAATAAGCTTTCACTCTACGTTCTTGATTGTTAACTGGAATACACGCGGGGATCGATCGACGTGATCTAGATGTTTTACTCATCAGATTCCATGATGTGCAGATCCCTTGCATCATCTGGCTCATGCTGCGCAAGCCGAAGAAGTACAGCCAATCATGGTTCATCAACATTGTAAGTTCGGTTCACTGATTGCTCATTTCTTGAGATCTGTTCATGTTCTTACGATGCTCGATGGCTGTGTTTTTTGTTAATTTGGGCAGATCTGTATCGTGATCGGAGTGCTGCTGACGCTCATCTCCCCCATTGGAGGCTTGCGGCAGATCATTCTTGACGCAAAGAGCTTCAAGCTGTACTCTTGAGCATCCAAGCATCCAGAACCAGAACTTAGGAACAGAGATGAGAGGTTACTTTTGTCTCGTTTTTGTTTTATCTGATGATGAGACGCAATCTATTAGTTTCGAGTTTTCAGTATTATGTCATCATTGCCATCTATATTTTTTTCTTGAATATGCAAGAGCATTGTGTATCTTTGTATTAAGAAGATAGAAGTTTAAAAATACAAAAGAGACCGTTCCCGGCCCGACTGATATCTCCAGAGGCTACGTTTTGGCTATGACATCCATGGGATCCATTGGGATCAACCTAAACTATGTGCGGGCCTATGGCACCATGGCCGAAGACCAGCGAGCTGCTCCACCAGTCATTGCCTTGGATGCTGGGAACAACTCATCGAGAGCCTCAATGTTTGCTGCCGAAAGGTTGCCCTTGAAGTAGGAGTCGTACGAGCGCTTGGCCGCAGAGGAACTCGGTGCTAAAGGTGCCATGAACCCCATCTTCTTCATGAGCAGAACTTCACCGCGTTTGGACGCCGGGATGTGGTCCATCTGCTGAGTAGCAATCCGCCTGCTCCCAAGGGGCAAGGTCCGCTTTGGCGTCGGCTTCTGCTTGGGCGGGGTATTGATGAGAGGTGGCAGCCTCGTTACCTAGACCTCCTCGATGAACCTAGCCAGTCGCTTGGCGGCCTCCCTCGGTGTGGGCATGTCCTCGGTGCTGGGCTCAGTTGTTGCACCGCCCGTTGCCATGCCGTCGGCCGCCTCATCTTGCGGTCCGGCCACCATGCAATCAGCCGAAAGCATAGCCATGGAGTGTGCCTTCGTTGGGGTGGAAGGTGGGACCTCCATCCCACATTGGTCGATAGTTATGCCAGCATGATCGACTTGGTTGGAGGTCACCTCCACCGGATCGACCTCCACCTCCGTGATTGTGGGCTCACAGAGCAGCACTGCCTCTAGAATCATGGGATCCGAGGCGGGGTGTCGTCCAGCGTCCTGGCCACAACTAGGAAGCATTGCGGAGGTGGGCGCGAAGTTGTATGGGTCCCACAGGTCAGGGACCGTAGGAGGTGCTGTCGATTTGTCCGCCATTGTGACCGCTGCCACCGATGTCTGCACGACGGCCGAAGGCGAAGAGGCTGGAGGGGTTGTGCTGCTCGCCTGTGAGCTCGGCTGCGTGGCAGGGCTGCCCGGAGCCCGATTTACCCTGATAGAGCGACGCTGGCCAGAGTCCGCAACACCAATCCCGCCATTCCCTAGTGAGCAGAGCACCTGCAGTCTCTAGCAAGGTGCTCGAACCCTCGGCCACGAAAACCTTGCCGCGGCAGGCGACAGGTAGCTATGTGGTGGGTGAAGAACATCAAGCAGTTCAGGCAGCAGTCGCGCAATGGCTCTGGGATGCCGCGCTGGCGTGGCCACATGCTTCTGTGACGCGAGTGCCTGGTGGCGGGTCTGCTTGTTGGGGCAGCATCTCCCTCCATCCCTCAGAGTCTGGTGGTGAGTAGTGTCGCTGTCTTCATGGCGGCACACGTGCGCCCAAGCATCGGTGGACCGGGATGCGCGCAGCAGCGTGGCTACATTCACCAAGTCGCTGGTAGGCTAGGACGTGTGTGGCAGCGCCACGGCCCACTGTGCCGCGGTCGCCCAGTCCGAGCGCAACGGTGGCACGAGCATGCCCATCCCATAGTGCTGCGCATTGTAGTTTCCTCCTACGCCTGCTCTTGTGCCTGTGCCATGGTGCACCTTGGATCTCGCCAGAAGCCTTCGCCGACAGCTTGACCTCAGCGTGGGTGGCCGATAGGCAGCGGACCACCCGTACTGGGGAGCTCTGGCGGACGATGTCTGCATAGGAGCACGGGGTGGTAGTGACATCGAGGTCTGAGTCGGTGGCAGGCTCATGAGGAGGGGCACGCTCACTGTTGCCCACACGGCATCCCAAGTGCTGTGATGCCAGAGCGCATCTATGCTCCGGAGCTTGCTCATCATGGCGCATAGGCTGCCTAGGCCTCCACCGTTGCTTCCCCCTCTTGCGCTTTGATGGGAGTTGAAGTTACCCGCCTCCACGGCCTCCGGCGGCTGCTCCTCGATGACACAGGTGTGTGGCTGGGAACTAGTCCCTGCCTCTAGGCCTGCCTGTGCTAGAGAGCCCTGGCGTACGGCATCGAGGTAGGACCCCTAAGATGGCTGCATGGACTTGGTGTCATTGTCGGTGTTGGTGTCAATGTTGTAGACAGAGATGTCGGACTCCTCGGCCCACCTCATGGCCTTGGAGAGCCCTGGGGTCCTAGTGGGGAAGAAAGGGGTGGCGTTGGGGGAGAGTGTCGACATAACATCatcagcagtcctccgaggggtatcccacgtaggtagattgatcggcagagaagcatgtgatcaagaacaagaaggcaacagagacacacgagttagacaggttcaggccgtcaatatGACGTAATATCCTACTTTTGTGGTCTgctggtttgtattagctatcgtatgatattgcgtgagtttggagagggtccttgcctgccttatatagtccgaggggcagggttacaagtcggttagatctgagagataaccggaaaataataacagattataggaatcttgggatcatacgtatcctaacagatctcgtagtatctttaggatatcttcctggtgtcttgtgggaggcgccgagcagagtcgtgccccgcaaggtttcctcttgtgggctagaccgcccctagggacgtagcccatgtggtctgccatgggtatctggggtcgtaccacccacagctagtccccaagtgccttgtacccgttgtgcaacaccgtcttgagcttgtccgagcaggtgcgaacaaagtcgagaagtcaaactcatggtctgaccactatgatgagttgccaa harbors:
- the LOC136517811 gene encoding lysine histidine transporter 1-like isoform X1: MEQYAETARERTQEDKTKNVNDWLPITSSRTAKWYYSAFHNVTAMVGAGVLGLPFAMSQLGWGLGTVVIVMSFVITLYTLWQMVEMHEMIPGKRFDRYHELGQHAFGERLGLWIIVPQQLIVEVGTDIVYMVTGGQCLRKFHDLVCRGRCKDIRLTYWIIIFGSVHFPLSQFPNFNSISAVSAAAAVMSLTYSMIAFVTSVVKGAEEATAGATDYGLRANTTSGRVFGVLNGLGAVAFAYAGHNVVLEIQATIPSTPEKPSKKPMWLGVVVAYAIVALCYFCVAFAGYYAFGNSVEPNVLISLEKPRWLIAAANLMVVVHVVGSYQVYVMPVFDMIETVLVKKHEFTPGIRLRLIARSAYVAATMFVGMTFPFFDGLLGFFGGFGFAPTTYYIPCIIWLMLRKPKKYSQSWFINIICIVIGVLLTLISPIGGLRQIILDAKSFKLYS